In the genome of Scatophagus argus isolate fScaArg1 chromosome 20, fScaArg1.pri, whole genome shotgun sequence, the window tgtgtgtgtgtgtgttcagttcatcCAGTGGAACATCCATCGGTGTGGCGTGAAGCAGTCGGAGCAGGTTTTGCCTCAGGATGCCACCGGGCCCTTCGTGCTGTCAGGGTACAGTGGATACAAACAGGTGAGTGAAGTAGGTTTGCACTAGTTAGAAAACCACAGTGACATCAGCTACAGCACATGAGGGCAAAGGATGATAGgctgaaaaacatgaacatatcAGATGGGTGTCTTAACTTATGAATGAATTCTTTTTCAGGTTCAGGTTCCTCGAGGTCGACTCTTTGCCTTTGACTCTGAAGGACAACATGTCCTGACCTGTTCCAGCACTGGAGGACTCATATACAGAGTAAATACACCTTCATCCTTATTTgtccatactctgaattttactcagtatatatttttttgctctTATATTGTATGTTGAATATTTTGTCATatgtgatcattttcatttgtcatatCTTTTGTTCTTTGATTTGCTAACATGTCCCCCCACCCCTACCTCTTCTCCAGCTGACCAATGGGGAACCAGCCCTGGAGAGCGTGCTGTCACTAGGTGGCCACAAAGCGCCTGTTGTGACAGTTGACTGGTGCTCGGCAGTGGACTGCGGCACCTGCTTGACCGCCTCCATGGATGGGAAGATCAAACTGAGCACGCTCCTGGCACAGAAGTCCTGACAGAGGACTCCCGAGGGATCAGAGGTCtttgagtttaaaataaacagattcaGTTTGCTTGATGGAGGTTATTCCGAGATCTGAAAAATACAATATGTCATCTATTTCATGAGGTGATACAGTGAAAATTGACCAATCTGTTATAAATTGATATTAACAATAAAATTCCACTGAAAGTTCAAATGAAAAACCTGTGTCTTTCTTAAAGCTTCATTCACTGATGTCTTCAGGTCTCTAGGGGGTCAGAGAAAGTCCAAAACAGTCAGCATCAAATTATCACCCTATAAAGTTGTTGTGGGCTTGCATCTTAGCAAGCAGCATCTTAATGCTACATCAAGCAGAGCAACATTATTATCCGACTGgtgtcatgtttctggccatctggacaatattttctctttttgctctcATTTGGCATCCACcaattcatgaaaaaaaaatatttggctCTTTTGCTAGTTTCTTCATCAGCTAGTTTTAACTTTGTTTGGTGCTCAGCATGCAGTGTACAGTAGCTTTAACAGGGCTTGTTGGCTGAAAACTACACTATATAAGCAAAAGTACTGGGAAAGacctctttatttttgaattcaggAGTGGTGTGGGcctcttaatgcttcagcataccaagacattttggacaatgctatgcttccaactttgtggcagaagtttggggaaggtccttttctattccagcatgactgtgccccagtgcacaaagcaaagtccataaagacatgttggatgagtttggtgtgaaagaacttgactggcccacacagagccctaGCTCAACACCATCCAACACCGCTGGAATGAACTAGAACGGATATTctgagccagaccttttcatccaacatcagtgtctgacttcacaaatgctctactgcatgaatggacaaaaaaatcccacagaaacacgtcaaaatcttgtggaaagccttcccagaagagtggaggctgttcTAGCTGCAatgctgtctatgtatttagaatgtaatgtcattactTTACCAATacaatatttaatgatttacctGATGCTGAAAGCAAGATTGGTGAGGTCACtgagactgaaacaaacagtacatttgtgataaaacaaaaattatgaGCCAAAAGAGGCTAAACACTGAATGTGGTATAGAGTGCAAAACAACAATTTGACAGTCAGGCAAATCAGGTAAATTATATATTAAGTGATTGAGTGAGTAAACAATGAGGCGGATAACATAAATTATGCTGCTGGTCATGCAGCCAGTGTCCTGGTAGTGAGCCAGAGCAGACAGTACCAGGGCAATGAAATGGAAGCAGCTCCATGGAATACAGCCATCATTACTTTGATTATATACACCTGTGTTTCTTCTACTGTCAGCTGTCAAgatgtgttgtcttgtgttggCAGTTGGCAACAGCAGTGGCTTCTTTCCGCCGTAGGGGACGCACCAAAACTGTATGCTGGAATTTCttccaaagaagaagaagctggagcttggcagtagtagtagcagcagcaacaacaataacacgGCTAGCAACACTGGGGAGAACGATTGAGAAATGTTCCCTTTGTAGCTCGTAAATAATGCTTTAACACATATAGACAAAACGTTTCCACGAACGGAGTCAAAGCATAAACCTAGGAGGAGGCGAATTCACGcgtcatattttgtttttaatacagaaaaaacatgTTGCCTTTGCTGTGACGCGCAGACGATAGAAGCTAACTAGCTGCACTGTTAGCTTGTTTAACGCTACACTCAGTCAGGTTCTCTTCTTGGGTTTTCTGTTTAATGTCACTGAGCTCCGGTACCGCGTGCAGACATGGAGAGCTTGTACAAGCGGAAAATGTTCGCGTCGATGCGGAAAACCAAGGTGGACGCATCGAAGAAGCGGCAGATTGGCCTCCCCGCCTCCATCCTGGACGACAGTGACGAAGgctctttctcctcatcctcctcctccggaTCCCAGTCCGACTTCCAGAGCTCCCCCGAGGAGGATAGCGAACAGGAGGATCGGGACCGGAGCGATTCCGGGGCGACTTCCAGCGACGACAGCCGTTCTGTGACTCGCAGAAAGCGCTCGTTTCTGGGAGGTGATGACAGCTCCTCGTCTTCAAGTcccggggaggaggaggacgaggacgacgACGATGAGGAGGACAGGAGTCAGCCGAAGAGGATGGTGCAGCCCAGGAAGCGGAGCAGGCTGCAAAGGCAGGACGAGTCGGACTCCGACCATGcggaggaaaagaggagagaggaggcggAGAAGgcaaagaggaggcagagacacAACAAGCTGCTGGCACTGTCTCGCAGGATGAAAGCCAGAGTCCCGAACCGGAGGAGAAGCCGCCTGAAGCAGGTACATCACACGCTCTCCCTCAAACCTTAAACTTTCCCTTCTAAACTTCTCTTCTTTCATGAGTTAAGTCTTAATCAACGCGAAGTCAGATGGACTGATGAAATCAAGGTCCGCATTGTCTGAACTGAAGTTTGGGTTAACGAAAGTTCTGATTCCAATTATTAAAAGCAAAATCGAAACGACAGCAGCGTATCATCACATCAACTAATCAGAAATGTCAGCTGGGATGAGTCCTTTTTGAAGATTGTCTCTAACCACCTTCGCTGCAAGTTTTAGCttaatctttgttttatttctggaagaaaaacattgacactgcagcacatttcagcAGCTGGCTATCaaatcaaaatctaaaatgtatCGTTTATTTACAGGATGCAAGTGACGAGGAAGAGTCTAAAGAAGCTGAGGATGAGGCCGGTGGTGACGAAGATGGAGGCGGAGGAGAAAACGGCAGCAAGAAAGAGGCTTCAAAAGGTGATaatggaggcagagaggaggagaaagacaaagaagaggagacagatggacaggaagaagaggatgaggtgGGGAAGAAGTAGACCCACACCACAATATAGGACAAAGAAGCAGTTTTAATATGAATAACTAAAAACTTAAACTGTCTGAAAGCTCATAACTGTTAGTctatacagttttttttcctccatagaAAGTGGAAAACAAGCACCAAGAACTGGAGTCTCAAGGGTTTTTTGTGGTCATATCTGTTGCTATAGAAACACCATAGTGACATgcagtgtaaaaacatatatCATTTGGACAGCTATGTTGACTTGTTATGTGGTTTTTGTGAAAAAGGTGGGGTCTGAAATGGGACACAACCTTAGAGCGAGGCTGAGATGGAAAAGTGGCTCGTGGATGTTTGTCACACCTGGTTCAGTGTCCTGTGATGATTTTTAGTGATGCATCTCTGCTGATCTGCTGGCATTAGTCGAGTCacttttatttatctatttattctTATGTCCTTAATCCCTGTTGTTGATCCCAGATGCCACTCACGATCCACAGACAGATGCAGCTTTTCACCAGCAGTATTGTGTAATGCAGGTAGCTTATAATGTACGGTGCAAGAGTAGAAATCTTTGAAGGAATCTGTCACTGATGCAAGCCTCTACTTTTGTGGTTGTTAATGCTACATTCACATCATATGGGATAGATGGTAAAGAAGGATTCCCATGTTAACGACTTTCAGATGTTCACGTCATCAGACAACTCAAGATGTTTAATGATTACAGCGTTGGTCAAGTActaaaaagtagtaaaaatacTGTGCATTTACTGTA includes:
- the ccdc82 gene encoding coiled-coil domain-containing protein 82, whose amino-acid sequence is MESLYKRKMFASMRKTKVDASKKRQIGLPASILDDSDEGSFSSSSSSGSQSDFQSSPEEDSEQEDRDRSDSGATSSDDSRSVTRRKRSFLGGDDSSSSSSPGEEEDEDDDDEEDRSQPKRMVQPRKRSRLQRQDESDSDHAEEKRREEAEKAKRRQRHNKLLALSRRMKARVPNRRRSRLKQDASDEEESKEAEDEAGGDEDGGGGENGSKKEASKGDNGGREEEKDKEEETDGQEEEDEVGKK